The following proteins are encoded in a genomic region of Xanthomonas cassavae CFBP 4642:
- the folE gene encoding GTP cyclohydrolase I FolE — MSQSDQPDSTVTQAQAEDAVRTLLRWAGEDPAREGLLDTPRRVAEAYGDWFSGYREEPREYLERTFEEVAGYDELIVLRDISYESHCEHHMAPIIGKVHVGYLPRGKVVGISKLARVVESYARRFQVQEKMTAQIAQCIQDVLQPRGVGVVVEGAHECMTTRGIHKRGVSMVTSKMLGSFREDARTRAEFLQFLEVGSKR; from the coding sequence ATGAGCCAGTCCGACCAGCCCGATTCCACCGTCACCCAGGCCCAGGCCGAAGACGCCGTGCGCACCCTGCTGCGCTGGGCCGGCGAAGACCCCGCCCGCGAAGGCCTGCTGGACACCCCGCGCCGGGTGGCCGAAGCCTACGGCGACTGGTTCAGCGGCTACCGCGAGGAACCGCGCGAATACCTGGAGCGCACCTTCGAGGAAGTGGCCGGCTACGACGAACTGATCGTGCTGCGCGACATCTCCTACGAAAGCCATTGCGAACACCACATGGCGCCGATCATCGGCAAGGTGCACGTGGGCTACCTGCCGCGCGGCAAGGTGGTGGGCATCAGCAAGCTGGCCCGGGTGGTGGAAAGCTACGCGCGCCGCTTCCAGGTGCAGGAAAAGATGACCGCCCAGATCGCCCAGTGCATCCAGGACGTGCTGCAGCCGCGCGGTGTGGGCGTCGTGGTGGAAGGCGCGCACGAATGCATGACCACCCGTGGCATCCACAAGCGCGGCGTCAGCATGGTGACCTCCAAGATGCTGGGCAGCTTCCGCGAAGACGCGCGCACCCGCGCCGAATTCCTGCAGTTCCTCGAAGTGGGCAGCAAGCGTTGA
- a CDS encoding MarR family winged helix-turn-helix transcriptional regulator, protein MTSTLFAPRAQLSSGLLVAARQWQRLADQAFEAFGLSSACTGPLLMVGRSGGGIRQVALAQQLGMEGPSLVRLLDKLAAQGLVRREADSSDRRANQLWLTDEGQALVVRIEARLDALRTEVFGTLSEAQVHVVLTLWEQIAQAYARLGQSEPSG, encoded by the coding sequence ATGACGAGCACACTTTTCGCTCCCCGCGCCCAGCTCAGCTCCGGCCTGCTGGTGGCCGCCCGGCAATGGCAGCGGCTGGCCGACCAGGCCTTCGAAGCGTTTGGCCTGTCCAGCGCCTGCACCGGGCCCTTGCTGATGGTTGGTCGCTCCGGCGGCGGTATCCGCCAGGTGGCGCTGGCCCAGCAATTGGGCATGGAAGGCCCATCGCTGGTACGGCTGCTGGACAAGCTGGCCGCGCAGGGGCTGGTCCGGCGCGAGGCCGACAGCAGTGACCGCCGCGCCAACCAGTTATGGCTCACCGACGAGGGCCAGGCGCTGGTGGTGCGGATCGAGGCCCGGCTGGATGCGTTGCGGACCGAGGTCTTCGGCACGCTCAGCGAGGCGCAGGTGCACGTGGTGCTGACGCTGTGGGAGCAGATCGCGCAGGCGTATGCGCGGCTGGGCCAGTCCGAGCCGAGCGGCTAA
- a CDS encoding DUF1656 domain-containing protein, giving the protein MYGEFSLYGVFVPTLLALMTLAYLLNSALAALLTRAGAYRHIWHPALFNLALYVALLGGLFSLMRWMQS; this is encoded by the coding sequence ATGTACGGCGAGTTCAGTCTCTACGGTGTGTTCGTTCCCACCCTGCTGGCGTTGATGACGCTGGCCTATCTGCTCAACAGCGCGCTCGCTGCGCTGCTGACCCGCGCCGGCGCGTATCGCCACATCTGGCACCCGGCGCTGTTCAACCTGGCGCTGTACGTCGCGCTGCTGGGCGGTTTGTTTTCTCTCATGCGTTGGATGCAATCGTGA
- a CDS encoding efflux RND transporter periplasmic adaptor subunit has protein sequence MKKLIKTAGPALLTLAMVVMAALVLQHLWQYYMEAPWTRDAHVGADVVQVAPDVSGLVESVAVADNQHVRRGQLLFVVDRARYAIALEQAQAALAERQATLSQLRREIARDRSLQDLVAAEDAEVHRSNVHKAQAAVATAQSAVDLAQLNLDRTQVRSPADGHVSDRTVRVGDYVSAGRPVVAVLDTGSFRVDGYFEETRLRGVHAGQRVEVHLMGEPMTLHGHVQSIAAGIEDRYRSGNAGALPNVTPAFDWVRLAQRIPVRIALDEVPTHVQLIAGRTATVAILPDAASTAPTMAAPASAQAKAAP, from the coding sequence GTGAAAAAGCTGATCAAGACCGCGGGGCCGGCGCTGCTGACCCTGGCAATGGTGGTGATGGCCGCGCTGGTGCTGCAGCACCTGTGGCAATACTACATGGAGGCGCCGTGGACGCGCGATGCGCACGTGGGTGCCGATGTGGTGCAGGTGGCGCCGGACGTCTCCGGGCTGGTGGAGTCGGTGGCAGTGGCCGACAACCAGCACGTCCGGCGTGGGCAGCTGCTGTTTGTGGTGGACCGCGCGCGCTATGCGATTGCGCTGGAACAGGCGCAGGCGGCGCTGGCCGAGCGGCAGGCCACGCTGAGCCAGCTGCGCCGCGAGATTGCGCGTGACCGCAGTCTGCAGGACCTGGTGGCCGCCGAAGATGCCGAGGTGCACCGCTCGAACGTACACAAGGCGCAGGCCGCCGTGGCCACCGCGCAGTCGGCAGTGGATCTGGCCCAGCTCAATCTGGACCGCACGCAGGTGCGCAGCCCGGCCGATGGCCATGTCAGCGACCGCACCGTGCGCGTGGGCGATTACGTCAGCGCCGGGCGCCCGGTGGTGGCGGTGCTGGATACCGGCTCGTTCCGTGTCGATGGCTATTTCGAAGAAACCCGCCTGCGGGGCGTGCATGCCGGCCAGCGCGTGGAGGTGCACCTGATGGGCGAGCCGATGACCTTGCACGGGCATGTGCAAAGCATCGCCGCCGGTATCGAGGACCGTTACCGCAGCGGCAATGCAGGCGCCTTGCCCAACGTCACGCCCGCGTTCGACTGGGTGCGGCTGGCACAGCGCATCCCGGTGCGCATTGCGCTCGATGAGGTGCCCACGCACGTGCAGCTGATCGCCGGGCGCACCGCCACGGTGGCGATCCTGCCCGATGCGGCGTCTACCGCGCCGACAATGGCAGCGCCTGCCTCTGCGCAGGCCAAGGCGGCGCCATGA
- a CDS encoding efflux transporter outer membrane subunit, which produces MNALRLLGLSIVIASMAACSTVGPDYALPPDAAYNRPAANAPFLDSGNAQVQPGAALPARWWALYQDPMLDGLIEQALRDNVELKVAGANLRRAAAVYEQALDAGGFDYEVDAGVSRAQVSAEAFLQEEALPVFNLADGKLGVSYQFDLFGKLQRGAEAAHADTQVAQAAIDLARVTVAAQVAGSYVEICHANHELHVAEHSLQLQQRSRDMTQRLIAAGRGTPPDLARATAQVAMLEAALPPLRARRQAAGYRLAALLGKTPGELPAGVDRCDQPPALQQPIPVGDGRALLARRPDVRQAERRLAAATARIGVATAELYPDIRLGGSIGATGLLADFGEPATHAWSFGPLISWTLPSAGAHARVRATEAGADATLAQFDHTVLQALREVQTALSRYAQDLDRLHLLEQAQQQADLASAQNRRLYQGGRTPYLSSLDAERTLATADMTLANAQAQVSQDQLQVFLALGGGWEATAGRTDPTAAR; this is translated from the coding sequence ATGAACGCCCTGCGCCTGCTCGGTCTGAGCATCGTCATCGCCAGCATGGCCGCCTGCAGCACGGTGGGCCCCGACTATGCACTGCCACCCGATGCCGCCTACAACCGCCCGGCGGCCAACGCGCCGTTCCTGGACTCCGGCAATGCCCAGGTGCAGCCCGGCGCAGCGCTGCCGGCACGCTGGTGGGCGCTATACCAGGACCCGATGCTGGACGGCCTGATCGAACAGGCCCTGCGCGACAACGTCGAGCTGAAGGTGGCCGGCGCCAACCTGCGTCGCGCCGCGGCGGTCTACGAACAGGCGCTGGACGCGGGCGGTTTCGATTACGAGGTGGACGCCGGCGTCAGCCGCGCGCAGGTCTCGGCCGAAGCGTTCCTGCAGGAAGAAGCGCTGCCGGTGTTCAACCTGGCCGACGGCAAGCTCGGCGTGTCGTATCAGTTCGATCTGTTCGGCAAGCTGCAACGCGGCGCCGAGGCGGCGCATGCCGACACCCAGGTGGCACAGGCCGCCATCGATCTGGCGCGGGTGACGGTAGCGGCGCAGGTCGCCGGCAGTTACGTGGAGATCTGCCACGCCAACCACGAGCTGCACGTGGCCGAGCATTCGCTGCAGCTGCAGCAGCGCAGCCGCGACATGACCCAGCGCCTGATCGCCGCCGGCCGCGGCACACCGCCCGACCTGGCGCGCGCCACCGCGCAGGTGGCGATGCTGGAAGCGGCGCTGCCGCCGCTGCGCGCGCGCCGCCAGGCCGCCGGTTACCGATTGGCGGCGCTGCTCGGCAAGACGCCCGGCGAGCTGCCGGCCGGCGTGGACCGCTGCGACCAGCCGCCCGCGCTGCAGCAGCCGATTCCCGTTGGCGACGGACGCGCATTGCTGGCGCGCCGGCCGGATGTGCGCCAGGCCGAACGCCGGCTGGCCGCAGCCACCGCGCGCATCGGCGTGGCCACCGCCGAGCTGTACCCGGACATCCGCCTGGGCGGTTCGATCGGCGCCACCGGTTTGTTGGCGGACTTCGGCGAGCCGGCCACGCACGCGTGGTCGTTCGGCCCGCTGATCTCCTGGACGCTGCCCTCGGCCGGTGCGCATGCCCGCGTGCGCGCCACCGAAGCCGGTGCCGACGCGACGCTGGCGCAGTTCGACCACACCGTGCTGCAGGCCTTGCGCGAGGTGCAGACCGCATTGTCGCGCTACGCGCAGGATCTGGACCGCCTGCACCTGCTCGAACAGGCGCAGCAGCAGGCCGATCTGGCGTCGGCGCAGAACCGCCGCCTGTACCAGGGTGGCCGCACGCCGTATCTGTCCAGCCTGGATGCCGAACGTACCCTGGCCACCGCCGACATGACCCTGGCCAATGCGCAGGCGCAGGTCTCGCAGGATCAGCTGCAGGTGTTCCTGGCCCTGGGGGGCGGCTGGGAAGCGACCGCCGGCCGCACCGACCCGACTGCCGCGCGATGA
- a CDS encoding FUSC family protein: MNALLRDRQAWLFSVKTFAASIAALYVALAGNLSRPYWAMATVYIVSQPLLGPTRAKGVYRVLGTLLAGAATLVMLPNLVETPLLLSAAMALWLSVCLFLALLNRGPRGYAFLLAGYTAAFIGFPAVTSPEGIFDTVVARSEEIILGTVMAVLFASLVFPASVRPMLHARIGTWMQDAAQWCRQVLQRGPAHAPRNRLAADLVQFDALIAFVRHDDPRHTGAVPAMEQLRARMVLLLPVLSSITDQLQAVHDVHGTGSPALPQLLDDIGAWIEQGQDADSAAALADLHARIAALRPAVDDDLQRLLRNSLLLRLQELLELWQQCRALEHGLLHDATTPAPDGAASATTWPPDARVNPAAAASHAASRQADSDAVQPHAAAPTGGPHAASSVGRSAGNAMHGSGRQRLPWRRSAATAVTTRAPGASNARHLDLGMAGFSALSAGSALMAYCVLWIGIGWEGGGNGAMMAAVTAAFFAAQDDPAPSMLSFLTWAGVASVVAGIYLFGIFPAIHDFQMLVLVLAAVFLPLGALLHRPRTMLIALPLVVNLTALLSLQNTYNANIQSFVNAAVAMVLGIGFAVVLTRLFRSVSAEWSARRLVRQGWRTLADAADGRGTQDRQLFAARMLDLLGLLAPRLALAPEGSELASVDMLNDVRVGLNILQLRNARHDLPHARVEAVDAILAAVAAHYRQQVADKRVLPAPAVLRDRLDASLSRVGQSAAGPQRDALLGLIGLRHSLFARAATQPHTSAHPKPA, from the coding sequence ATGAACGCCCTGCTGCGCGATCGCCAGGCCTGGCTGTTTTCGGTCAAGACCTTCGCCGCCTCGATCGCGGCGCTGTACGTGGCGCTGGCCGGCAATCTGTCGCGGCCGTATTGGGCCATGGCCACGGTCTACATCGTCTCGCAACCACTGCTCGGCCCGACCCGCGCCAAGGGTGTATACCGCGTGCTCGGCACCTTGCTGGCCGGCGCCGCCACCTTGGTCATGCTGCCGAACCTGGTGGAAACGCCGCTGCTGCTGAGCGCGGCGATGGCGCTATGGCTGTCGGTCTGCCTGTTCCTGGCGCTGCTCAACCGCGGCCCGCGCGGCTATGCCTTCCTGCTGGCCGGCTACACCGCCGCCTTCATCGGCTTTCCGGCGGTGACCTCGCCCGAAGGCATCTTCGACACCGTGGTGGCCCGCAGCGAAGAGATCATCCTGGGCACGGTGATGGCGGTATTGTTCGCCTCGCTGGTGTTCCCGGCCTCGGTGCGGCCGATGCTCCATGCACGCATCGGCACCTGGATGCAGGATGCCGCGCAATGGTGCCGGCAGGTGCTGCAGCGCGGTCCTGCACACGCCCCGCGCAACCGGCTGGCGGCCGACCTGGTGCAGTTCGATGCCTTGATCGCCTTCGTCCGTCACGACGACCCGCGCCATACCGGTGCGGTGCCGGCAATGGAGCAGCTGCGCGCACGCATGGTGCTGCTGTTGCCGGTGCTGTCGTCGATCACCGACCAGCTGCAGGCCGTGCATGACGTGCACGGCACCGGTTCGCCTGCGCTGCCGCAGCTGCTGGACGACATCGGCGCCTGGATCGAACAGGGCCAGGACGCCGACAGCGCCGCCGCCCTCGCCGACCTGCACGCGCGCATCGCCGCCCTGCGCCCGGCCGTGGACGACGACCTGCAGCGCCTGCTACGCAACAGCCTGTTGCTGCGCCTGCAGGAGCTGCTGGAGCTGTGGCAACAGTGCCGCGCGCTGGAGCACGGGTTGTTGCACGACGCCACCACCCCGGCGCCCGACGGTGCCGCCTCTGCGACGACCTGGCCGCCGGACGCACGCGTCAACCCTGCTGCCGCAGCATCCCACGCGGCCAGCCGACAGGCAGACAGCGATGCGGTGCAGCCCCACGCCGCAGCGCCGACAGGTGGGCCGCACGCCGCCTCATCTGTTGGGCGCAGTGCAGGCAATGCCATGCACGGCTCCGGGCGGCAACGCCTGCCCTGGCGACGCAGCGCTGCCACCGCAGTGACCACGCGTGCGCCCGGCGCCTCCAACGCCCGCCATCTCGACCTGGGCATGGCCGGGTTCTCCGCACTGAGCGCCGGCAGTGCGCTGATGGCCTACTGCGTGCTGTGGATCGGTATCGGTTGGGAAGGCGGCGGCAATGGCGCGATGATGGCGGCGGTGACGGCGGCCTTTTTCGCGGCCCAGGACGACCCGGCGCCCAGCATGCTGTCGTTCCTCACCTGGGCCGGGGTCGCCAGCGTGGTCGCCGGCATCTACCTGTTCGGCATCTTCCCGGCCATCCACGATTTCCAGATGCTGGTGCTGGTCCTGGCGGCGGTGTTCCTGCCCCTGGGCGCGCTGCTGCATCGTCCCAGGACCATGCTGATCGCGCTGCCGCTGGTGGTGAACCTCACCGCGTTGCTGAGCCTGCAGAACACCTACAACGCCAACATCCAGAGTTTCGTCAATGCAGCGGTGGCGATGGTCCTGGGCATTGGATTTGCCGTGGTGCTGACGCGACTGTTCCGCTCGGTGAGTGCCGAATGGAGCGCGCGCCGGCTGGTGCGCCAGGGCTGGCGCACGCTGGCCGACGCCGCCGACGGCCGCGGCACGCAGGACCGGCAGCTCTTTGCCGCGCGCATGCTGGATCTGCTCGGCTTGCTCGCACCGCGGCTGGCACTGGCGCCGGAAGGCAGCGAGCTGGCCTCGGTGGACATGCTCAACGACGTGCGTGTGGGCTTGAACATCCTGCAGCTGCGCAACGCACGTCATGACCTGCCACACGCCAGGGTGGAAGCGGTGGACGCGATCCTGGCCGCGGTCGCCGCGCATTACCGGCAGCAAGTTGCCGACAAGCGGGTGTTGCCGGCCCCGGCGGTATTGCGCGATCGCCTGGATGCTTCGTTGTCGCGCGTCGGCCAGAGTGCGGCTGGGCCACAGCGCGATGCGCTACTCGGGCTGATCGGCCTGCGCCACAGCCTGTTCGCACGCGCAGCGACGCAACCCCACACGTCCGCTCATCCCAAGCCGGCGTAG